The Hordeum vulgare subsp. vulgare chromosome 7H, MorexV3_pseudomolecules_assembly, whole genome shotgun sequence DNA window GTAACACATTCTTGCGCCTCGAAAGAGATCGCATCCACAGCCATGAAGGGAACTTGAGCAGAGAGCTTGGTCGATCTGGGCGAGTCAACCGTCGCTTGGGAGAGAAAGGAAAGGGCCAGCGTATTTGTATTCTATTTTATTCTTTTAGCGCGCGCTCACTGCCACGTCATATCGGATCCTAGTCAGCCTGTAAAACGCCCGTAATATCCTGTATGTGTAGCATTATCCATGTTTGCCGCCCAATTGATTGTTTATGGTTGCAACTCCATACATGCAACACATCAACAGTGCCAGCACCTCACACTCACATGCAAGCAACCAACACCCAGCGGCTCCGGTgagagaaagaggaaaaaaagaTCATGCGCCAGATCAAGGAAGAACATCACAGATCTCAACAGCTGCTGCTCACGGATCTGAATCAAGAAactaaacaaaaaagagaaactaACCTGACACGTATAGACTAAGAGGCAATAACGCAGAGCAGAGTACAATACAAACCAACCAATATCAGTagtatatgatcatcatcatcactccaGTATAAACACAGCTCGCATGACATCCACCATGGCCCGATCAGACCCTACACCGCCGACCGTTGCCTCCTCTTCGGCTTGGCGCGGCCTCGGCGCGCCGCGGGGCCAGAGCCGGAGCCGGAGCCCCCGAAGATGGCGCAGAGGATGCAGCCGGACACCCTCGGCGACGGCGGGTCCATGTCCGGAGCCACCTCCTTGGTCCGGAACACCTGCTGATCGCGcccctcgtccttcttcttcaggCCTTGCTCCTTCttctgctgctgctcctgctgcttcTTGTCGTCGCCGCCGCGGCGCAGCATCATCCCGACGCCGCCGGTGCTCCGGGAGCGCCGCATCTCCGGCTGGGCTTCATCGGTGCCGCCTTCGCCGGCGGCCTTCGCCTCGGCGCCCTCGGTCAGGAACCGCTCGTCCCACACCAGGCCCGACGAGCCGGACCTTCTGAAAGTGGAAGACGATCTCTGCAGCCCTTCCATCTGCGCCTATACACCTCCCCTCTCTGCACAACGGACAAGCTTTACTTATCTGCAAGCTATGGAGAAGAGAACACGAGAGGCAAGTAAGCAAGCAAGGATGTGCCTCTTGAGGAGTTGGTGCTTTGCCTTTGCCTTCTCTTGTACGTGTGTGTATATATGTGAACGGAAAGGGACGGCCATTAACGTACAGACAGGAGAGCAGTCAACAGCCGGTGCTACCAGGGCCTGTCTCCTCCAATAACCTGCAATATTTAACAAACTTGTGCAGGGATTAGTCTACGTTCGGTTAAAACAGTACATCAGCTGTCAGATTAAACTACTGTTCTGATCCACATGCCCCGGTAATACTTCTCCATCACAGGCATGTGGAGGAAAGAGAGTCCAACTGTGCGCATGAGCAACCGGTAAGCATCACCCAACCCAACCCACTACAGGGCCAGGACAATTCACAGAGAGCGACCTGCACAAATGCATGCACTAGTTCGAATTGATGTGGAGTGCCAGTCATGTGTCAACACAACAGGATCCAGGAAAAATATGCaaggtgtatgtatgtatgatatGCGTCGGCATGAAGATGATAAACATAGCTGAGAAAATTGTGCAGCAGGAATCTTACCTTTCGTATGAACAATCGCCACCAGAAATCGGTTAATGGAGAAACAGTAGGTCTGAATAAGGAGTGCAGAGGGCCCAAGAGAAATCAAGCAAAGGCAAATGGCAATTGTATTTCAGCTCCGGTCAGCATCAGCGAACAACCAATCATCATTACACGGGGTAGAGTGGAAGGTGGCCGGAAGATTGTCAATAAAGGGATGTGTACAATCCACTAGCTAGAGGATATATAGAATCACTAGCTATATCATCTAAGAAAATGATACAGACTGCCAATATTTTTCTTCCTCCTCGAGATCTGCCCATGTCGTTCTCCCTGGTAGCATTTCTCCATTACACAAACTCTAGAACCTCCTTCCTTTCCATCCTCATTATCACCAGTTGTTACCTCCCAATTCTCTCACTTTCCACGTGATTTCTTTCCGATGAGTGATAGGCTACTTGATTTCTCCAGCTGCCCCAACGCCAATAAATATGCGGCGTGCGCTCGCTGGTACGAGCACATCTGCTATGAATGGTGTGTGCTAGTTGATACCAAGCACGCCCTGCTATGAATGGTGAAAACTCCAGAACATAACTCATCAGAGTTGCAACTTACAAGGATTAATGACGCCGATAGTTATGGGTGTGTGAAGCTAATTTGAAGTCCTGAAGTTTTCAGTTGAAGGTGTAAGAATATACTAGTGTCAAGAGGTGTGCTCAGTACATACACCTGATTATCCATACCACCGATGATTACTACCTACCATGTGAGCCTGTGATGATCCCATGATCAGTGAAGAGTGAAGACTGTTGAGCTGACTCATCAGTACAAAGCTCAAAAATGCATGTACTTGATTACAGCAGCTGCAAAGATGCATGTACTTGATCTACTTGATAGTTTGTAAAAAATTAGCCTACCAAGATTGCAGAGATTCAGCTCAGACGTGAAAATCAAATACTTGAAGCTGCTGATGCACAGGTGTTAGCTACGCTGCCACGGCCTTCTCTAAACATGTGACCTTCAATGTCAGACAACTTATACCAAAGCACTACCACCAGAGCACCTAATACTCTAATACTGTTGAAAGTCTTGCATCAAGTTGGTAAAATAACCAGAAAAATTACTGGCCAATGTCCCACGTAAACCGCACTAGCACATGGGTCATGTGAAATGCCATGCTTCCACACCAGGAAATTCATCTAACAAGGAAGTGAAAGGATCCATGGTCCTTAGTCCTTACCATAAGGCAAATTGGTGTCCAGTCAACTGACCATGAACCAACTGCCACTAAAATGAATAAACAAAATGGTGGTCCATAGTGAAGCCAATAAAAATGGGATGATGACAGTTGGGAGTTGTACCTGTCACATTGGCCGATCTCAGAGCaagaaacataaaaaataagGTGTGTTGGCCTTATGAAACTGGTTGCATTTTACAGTTCGAATTTACATTTCCTACGTAGTTCAGACTTAAAAGAGAACACTATAACACAAGCTTATCTGAAGTTATCAACTAGCCATCGTCTCAGATAGGGGTCTCTTGTATGCGGCATGACGGTCTGGTACACCATCTTGCTCCCTTCTATCCTCAAACCACTTAATAATTGTCTTTCGTGGAAGGCTTGTAACTTGAACTATGCTACTGATCATAGTATTCTGTCATAAATGCAACACCAAAGTAAGTAACGATACAGTATTAAAAACAAGCTTGGAGTTTAAGCAATAGAAAATATAGAGTGAAGGTGGTCTTCATGTCAAAAATACTTACAGTGGGGCGTTTGGATTTGAAGTAAACTTTTTCTAGTGTTTCCAGTTGCGCCTTTTTCAGCCTTTTCTGTGCAGACCATTCTGTGCTCATGACATGAATCGGAAGGTCCATCTGTGCATTGGTTTCAGTGGCTTCAATCTCATCAACTTCAACCTCATCAGCTACTGGAGAGGGCTCTATTTCTTTAGTTTCAGGTTTAGAAGGGGGTTCATCAGGCAAAGAATCAGACATAAGTAGAAGTTCTGGAGGCGGATTGCGGAGTAATTCAATGACCAAACCCCTATCCAGGCCAAGCTCCCCTGCAAGATTCTTTATCTGCAAAGAAATCAATTCAAGGCAGAAAGGGGGAAATCAGTTTGAAATTACATATTTATGTCAATGAGCCCTTTCAAAGTaagagaaatagtgctgatttaagaaataaaactgaaacaaAACTCGAGCGGATATTTACTGCTTACACTAGTTTTACGCCGGCCAATGTTCAGTGCACGAGCCAATCTCCGGAGCTGCCAGCTTTTGAGCTCTGGCTTTACGACTGGATCTGCTACCTCATCATTATCAACAACTTCGGAGGATGGCACCAAATCCACTGCAGATTCATCAACATCGATATCTCCCATGGCTTCTGCCAATACCTGTTCAAACCTGGCCATATCTTCCTCTGATatttcattatcatcatcatcctcgacGGATAAATCGTCGTTCTTCAGATCTTCTTCCAGCTGCTTGAAAAGTGCCTCCAACCcaccctcgtcgtcgtcatcctcgtcaccGCCATCAATGTCATCCTCTGCTACCACCACCTCGTTCTTAATTCTATTCTGAAGATTTTTTTAACAAAAATTTCAGTCACAGTTTATAGCCACATAATAAAACTGTGAAATGCCATGACAAACATTGTCATTCAAATCCCCCAACACCGGGCTTATATACGGTTCATCAATCatcacaagcccccccccccccccccttcgatAAACAAGGATAACCACACCACACGGCTCGACTTATACGAAAACAAGGCCGCATCAATTTCCTACAGGTGTGTCGCCACCTAAATTGCTCTGGAGTACTCCGTACCTAACTATTTCTAACCTAATCCTGCCTACCACATAACTACGCACAAGTATACACCAGCCGCCAAAACGGTGGGGAGAGGGAGCTGCTTGTGAGGTGAAGTACCTTGTACTTGGAAGGCCGGCGAAGGGCGCAGGCGACGCCGCGTGGAGAGAGGCAGAGGCGCGGGCGGGTCGCGAGGAGCGGGAAAGGGTCTGGAGCCCCCAGGAAGCGGGCCCTTGGAGCGGCGGCCATGGCCGCGGCGAGCGGCACCACCGTCGTCGCCATTTCCACGAGCTCGTTGCGGATATTTCGCCGTCTTCTAACCCTCTCCGTGGGTTTATTGTCTGATGAAACCAAATAGGCCCTGGACCATCGTATTCTTCCATGGGTCATAGCCCATGTAACATTTCGGCCCTCGGGACATTGtagctactccctccattcctaaataaaaaaattcttaaagatttcattagggtactactccctccgtttctaaatataagttttttaaagatttcattaagGAACTATGTATAgaaaaaatgagtaaatctatattataatgtatgtctatatacatccgtatatggtTTTTTAATGgaaactctaaaaagacttatatttaagaacgaaaaGAGTACAtatgaaacaaaataaataaatctacgctttaaaatatgtatatatacagccgtatgtagttttttagtgaaacctttaaaaaaacttatatttagaaacgaaggaagTAATTGTGTTATGGGCCATATTGACGGGAGGTCCTATTCGGCGATGTAGGCGCCCGTTTGGAGAAAGGCGTCTACGAACGGCAATGGGCGGCGGCCCATTAAAAACATTAGTTCGGACGATCGCTGAAAAAAGAACTCACTTGTCTCGCTGGGTTTATTTTTCTGGTTGTGCGGCGCTGCTGATTCAGAAAAAAGACTGTCCTTCATTTATTTCATTTTGAATATTTTTATGAAAAAATGTTCATAGATTTACTAAAGTTCTAAAAAAGAGTTCATTGATTTTCAATATTTCTTTCACAAACTCGAAAAAGTTCATAAATTTGGacaaagttcatcgaatttgaaaaaaaatcatgaaattgaaaaagtttgttggaattaaaaAAGGAAGTTCATCAaactgaaaaaagttcatcacatttaaaaaaatcatcaacTTATACATAAGTTTATCAAAATGTTAAAAAGTTCATTAATTTTGAAAAAGAGTTAATCAAGTTTCAAAACAGTTCATTGAAATTGAATAAAAAAACATTGAATTTGAAAAgaagttcatcaaatttaaacAAAGTTAATCAATTTTAAAAAaagatcatcaaatttgaaaaaacaaagttctttgaatttgaaaaaagtttattgaatttgaaaaaaatatcaAATTTTAAATAAGATTATCAGTTTTCAAACGAGTTCATTGGTTTTgacaaaaaagttcatcgaatttgaaaatgATTTCATCACAtctgaaaaatgttcataatttttttaAATCATCGATTTTGCAACAAAAATACATCACTTTTAATAAAAATCATGCATTAGAGaacaaataaaattaaaaaataaaaccCGCATAAAACAGGCCCAAAAATGACCAGCGAACCGGGAAAACCCGGTTTGGGACCGGAGGATTTGCCAAAAAATTGCAGAGacaattaaaaataaaaaaaaagtttGAAACATTTATTGTTCAATGGCGTAGTGGTAGTTGTTGTTAGCGCTGAAGGAAGTGGTCGCGGATTCGAAGTCCTAAGGCGCACCTTTTCGCCATGTTCGATGCATCATCTTCAGATTGCTTTGCCTAAAAAAATCTTCAGATTGCTTGGGACAGCCAACAAGTTGTATCTCACATCCAACAGGATTTGGGAGGCAACTAGAGTAGTGTTATTAAATATTTTCTTGCTTTTTTTATGAATCTATAGCTTTAAATTTCAAAGCACATAAGTAAGCTAGGTATGAGGTCACCCTACCAGTAGGAACATGTTAGGTTCTCTAATCAATAAAAGGCTAGCTATCTTTGCTCCCAAAAAACAACAGATGTGTATGATCTCAAAAAAAATGTGTATGAGTAGACGCCGAGATACCAAGGAGTGGCTATTCATATGATGGAGACTACTTTGCATAAGGATTTTTATCAATATCCTTTGGATGTTGTGGACTATTTGGAGCGCTCTTGGAAGACAATTCATGAAGCAATTTCTCGAAGTCCGGTGACCATCTATGATTTTGTTACTGGACTAATCTCGGACCTAGAGATCATTAAAACGAAGCATCCACGAACCGAGCCTTCAGTGTTGGTTGCAGCACCAAGGTGGCCCCCCTATGGCTGGTCAAAACTGAATGTGGACGACGGAGTCGGTAAAACAAGGCCCAAGAGGGGGCATATGTCATTGTTTTTAGGGATTCGACGGGCAAGTACCTTGGTTATTTGGGGCGAGTCTTCGAAAATGCGACCAACCCAGTGCATGACATGTTGTGAAGCTTTAGCTCTTGCAGGTGGCCTTAGCCTGCAGAAAATTGTTATTGCATGTGATGTCTCAATAGTAGtgaagaaatcagcaaaggcaGTGGTTGTGTTTACAACTCAATTCTCTCTGGGATCAGGGGCCAGGCCCAATCCTCTGTAGAGTATGTGTCCTTCATAAGGATAGAGTGTCGAACTATGATACACATAATTTTGTAAAGAAACTTTCTCTCACTTGATCATGGCTGCTATCTGTGGTCGAGCCAATGAATTCTTGAGTCGTACCCCTTATTATTGAGCAACAAAGTAACCATGCGGGTCTAAAAAACCTAGCTATGTCATGTGTGGCTCGACCCTTGTCCGCGTTGTCTGGAATGGACTCTACCGCCGGTCATCGCTTCCCTCTGCTAAACATGGTGCGATGACCAATGGTGCTGCCACAGTAGTACTACATAATGCTTGACCTACACATGCTTCTCTTTGTCGTCATGGAGGCTAAGAAAGCaccacaaggaggaggagaaagaggcaaTCCGATGGTGCAACTTATGGGACTTCTAAAACTATGAGGTTAGTCTACCACATGACGATTTAGTCATTTTCTCGTTTGTGGTTTCTACGTCAGATGCGAAAGTTAGACAATAGTTGGCTTGCTTTAGTTGCGACGATTTTGATCTGTTCTTTCGTTTTGTCCTTTGatatagttttatttttcaaacaTTAAGGATTGATATTGAGTGATCGCAAACCAGTAATGTTTGGGGGGGGGTGTTTCCTTTTCTGATATTTTGTCAACATTTATGCTCCATCTCATTGCTAGCCAGGAGTATATGGAAAAAACTTTTACGGGGGTCCTTTCCCCTCTTTAAACTCGTGTGGCAACCAACGGTTAGAAGAAAGAAGATGGTGATGAAGCTTATCATTTTGTGGGTGCTTTTTTAAGGTTATTCTATGCTAGGCTGTTTTCCTTTATACTCGCCGTTGTTTCTCTTGATGATTATCAGTTGTAAAATGTCTTTCGGTGTTCACTTTtttaatagaaaaatattttctttgtttttaaatataagtttttttgatATTTTACtaaatgactacatacggaataaaatgagtaaatctatattttaaaatatatttatatatatccgtatgtagtcttttaataaaatttcaaaaaaaacttatatttaagaatgaaGGAAGTAACATTTAAGGCTTGTTCCGTTGAGGTGGATTTGAAAGAGATTGAGGGGGATTAAATCCCCTATAAGCCAAAATCCCTGTAAATTTCCTTCAATCTCTGCAGGAATGGGATTAACTGAACTAAGCTTAGGCGACCAAAAGAATATTAAGTCTTGTCAAAAACAAAGAATATTAGGTCGACCAGGTTGTAGAAATATGTTTTTTTGTGGAGGTTGTTGAAAAATGTCGACAGCGTCGGAGCCGTGGAGCGGCACGCTGGTGGAGTCGTAGTGGAGGGAAGCGTACCAAACCAGTCAAAATCCGATTCCAACCAACCACCAACCACCAACCACATCCCCAAGTGCGAATCCGCCCGCCCAACGCCGACACGGCACCAGAACACCCCGTCACAGCGGCGCGCCTCCGAGCCAACCCCCCGCGCGGCGGCCACCCTCTACCAACGTCCTAGGATCCCGCCGGTTGCGC harbors:
- the LOC123409748 gene encoding uncharacterized protein At1g15400-like; the encoded protein is MEGLQRSSSTFRRSGSSGLVWDERFLTEGAEAKAAGEGGTDEAQPEMRRSRSTGGVGMMLRRGGDDKKQQEQQQKKEQGLKKKDEGRDQQVFRTKEVAPDMDPPSPRVSGCILCAIFGGSGSGSGPAARRGRAKPKRRQRSAV
- the LOC123409747 gene encoding protein OVEREXPRESSOR OF CATIONIC PEROXIDASE 3, which translates into the protein MATTVVPLAAAMAAAPRARFLGAPDPFPLLATRPRLCLSPRGVACALRRPSKYKNRIKNEVVVAEDDIDGGDEDDDDEGGLEALFKQLEEDLKNDDLSVEDDDDNEISEEDMARFEQVLAEAMGDIDVDESAVDLVPSSEVVDNDEVADPVVKPELKSWQLRRLARALNIGRRKTSIKNLAGELGLDRGLVIELLRNPPPELLLMSDSLPDEPPSKPETKEIEPSPVADEVEVDEIEATETNAQMDLPIHVMSTEWSAQKRLKKAQLETLEKVYFKSKRPTNTMISSIVQVTSLPRKTIIKWFEDRREQDGVPDRHAAYKRPLSETMAS